In one window of Nocardia brasiliensis DNA:
- a CDS encoding calcium:proton antiporter: MIRVLTDRWTVVVPLLAALALALTWGRSLSGVAVIVVAAALIGAVLAAVYHAEVVAHRVGEPFGSLVLAVAVTVIEVALIVTLMISGGDKAASLARDTVFAAVMITCNGIVGLALLVGAVRRRVAVFNAEGTGAALATVATLATLSLVLPTFTTSTPGPEFSAAQLAFAAVASLALYGLFVMVQTVRHPDDFLPVEGDGVVTDDDAHDARPTAKAALLALLLLFVALVCVVGLAKVVSPSIESAVVSAGLPQSAVGVVIAMLVLLPETLAAVNAARRDRVQISLNLALGSAMASIGLTIPVIAVATIWLDGPLELGLGATQMVLLGLTVIVGTLTVVPGRATLLQGGVHLALFSAFVFLAASP; encoded by the coding sequence CGCTCACCTGGGGGCGAAGTCTGTCCGGCGTGGCGGTGATCGTGGTGGCCGCCGCCCTCATCGGCGCGGTGCTCGCGGCGGTGTATCACGCGGAGGTGGTCGCGCACCGGGTCGGCGAACCGTTCGGGTCGCTGGTGCTCGCCGTCGCGGTGACCGTCATCGAGGTCGCGCTCATCGTCACGCTCATGATCTCCGGTGGGGACAAGGCCGCCTCGCTGGCCAGGGACACTGTGTTCGCCGCGGTGATGATCACCTGCAACGGCATCGTCGGCCTCGCGTTGCTGGTCGGTGCGGTGCGCCGCCGGGTGGCGGTGTTCAATGCCGAGGGCACCGGCGCCGCGCTGGCCACCGTGGCGACGCTGGCCACGCTCAGCCTCGTGCTGCCGACCTTCACCACCAGCACGCCGGGGCCGGAGTTCTCCGCCGCGCAGCTCGCCTTCGCCGCCGTCGCCTCGCTCGCGCTCTACGGGCTGTTCGTGATGGTGCAGACAGTGCGGCATCCGGACGACTTCCTGCCCGTCGAGGGCGACGGCGTGGTCACCGACGACGACGCGCACGACGCGCGACCCACCGCCAAGGCCGCGCTGCTCGCGCTGCTCCTGCTGTTCGTCGCGCTGGTGTGTGTGGTCGGACTGGCCAAGGTCGTCTCCCCGTCCATCGAGTCGGCCGTGGTCTCGGCCGGGTTGCCGCAGTCCGCGGTCGGTGTGGTGATCGCGATGCTGGTGCTGCTTCCCGAGACGCTCGCCGCCGTCAACGCGGCCCGCCGGGATCGGGTGCAGATCAGTCTCAATCTCGCGCTCGGCTCGGCCATGGCCAGTATCGGCCTGACTATTCCGGTGATCGCGGTCGCGACCATCTGGCTCGACGGTCCGCTGGAGCTCGGGCTCGGCGCCACCCAGATGGTGCTGCTCGGCCTGACCGTCATCGTCGGCACGCTCACCGTGGTGCCCGGCCGAGCCACGCTGCTGCAGGGCGGTGTGCACCTCGCGCTGTTCTCCGCCTTCGTCTTCTTGGCCGCCAGTCCGTAG
- a CDS encoding ABC transporter permease, whose product MPSVTRARSSAAAVRVVRKNFSDTVVSSLRTFGRAVDIARESATGAVTGIVRGQFQWREAITQAWRLVTVTAIPAILIAIPFGVIVSIQVGNLIHTLGADSLLGATGGLGVIKQGAPLATGFLLGGAGAAAIAADLGARTIREEIDALNTMGISPVPRLVIPRLVAMIFVAPLLNILIIFVGIVAGYAVAVGGQNVTPGSYWATFGSFTTVADVWVSLLKAALFGFLVVVIACQRGLEAKGGPRGVADAVNAAVVLSVVSIAIVNLGVTQVVEMFLPTRLV is encoded by the coding sequence GTGCCGTCGGTGACCCGGGCTCGCTCGAGCGCCGCTGCCGTCCGTGTCGTCCGCAAGAACTTCTCCGACACGGTCGTCTCTTCGCTGCGGACCTTCGGTCGCGCGGTGGACATCGCACGGGAATCGGCGACCGGCGCGGTCACCGGGATCGTGCGCGGTCAGTTCCAGTGGCGAGAAGCGATCACCCAGGCGTGGCGCCTGGTGACCGTCACAGCGATACCCGCGATCCTGATCGCGATCCCGTTCGGCGTCATCGTCTCGATCCAGGTCGGCAATCTCATCCACACCCTCGGCGCGGACTCACTGCTCGGCGCGACGGGCGGCCTCGGCGTGATCAAGCAGGGCGCGCCGCTGGCCACCGGCTTCCTGCTCGGTGGCGCGGGTGCGGCCGCGATCGCCGCCGACCTCGGCGCGCGCACGATCCGCGAGGAGATCGACGCGCTCAACACCATGGGCATCAGTCCGGTGCCACGCCTGGTGATCCCGCGGTTGGTCGCGATGATCTTCGTGGCGCCGCTGCTGAACATCCTCATCATCTTCGTCGGCATCGTCGCGGGTTACGCGGTCGCGGTCGGCGGTCAGAACGTCACCCCCGGCAGCTACTGGGCGACCTTCGGCTCGTTCACCACCGTCGCCGACGTGTGGGTGTCGCTGCTCAAGGCGGCGCTGTTCGGCTTCCTCGTGGTGGTCATCGCCTGCCAGCGCGGGCTGGAGGCCAAGGGCGGGCCGCGCGGCGTGGCCGACGCGGTGAACGCGGCCGTGGTGCTCTCGGTCGTCTCGATCGCGATCGTCAACCTGGGCGTCACCCAGGTCGTCGAGATGTTCCTGCCCACCAGGCTGGTCTGA
- a CDS encoding ABC transporter permease, giving the protein MSASTYVPKGLGKLSRFYHRRGLLLRRFEALGFVLAFVWQVLSSIPATLKHYRDETLRIISDMTWGRGSVIVGGGTVPMMIVLGLVMGASVAVESFTMLNMLGMGPVTGIVSAYATTRELAPIAAAIGFAAQAGCRITAEIGSMRISEEIDALEAMGLRSVPFVVTTRVIAGAISIVPTFLIGLILAYLSCRGLITLVHGQSAGVYDHYFFQFVSGFDVVAAVIKVAIFATVVILIHSYYGFFATGGPEGVGIASGRAVRASSVAIVAIDMVLTIVLWGFNATISFTG; this is encoded by the coding sequence ATGTCCGCCTCGACCTACGTGCCCAAAGGGCTGGGCAAGCTCTCGCGGTTCTATCACCGTCGCGGTCTGCTGCTGCGCCGCTTCGAGGCGCTCGGCTTCGTGCTCGCCTTCGTCTGGCAGGTGCTCTCCTCGATTCCCGCGACGCTCAAGCACTATCGCGACGAGACGCTGCGCATCATCTCCGATATGACCTGGGGCCGCGGCTCGGTCATCGTCGGCGGCGGCACAGTCCCGATGATGATCGTGCTCGGCCTGGTGATGGGCGCTTCGGTGGCGGTCGAATCCTTCACCATGCTGAACATGCTCGGCATGGGCCCGGTCACCGGCATCGTCTCCGCCTACGCGACCACCCGCGAGCTCGCGCCGATCGCCGCCGCCATCGGCTTCGCCGCGCAGGCGGGCTGCCGCATCACCGCGGAGATCGGCTCGATGCGGATCTCCGAGGAGATCGACGCGCTCGAGGCGATGGGCCTGCGCTCGGTGCCCTTCGTCGTCACCACCCGGGTGATCGCGGGCGCGATCTCGATCGTGCCGACCTTCCTGATCGGCCTGATCCTGGCCTACCTGTCCTGCCGCGGGCTGATCACGCTGGTGCACGGGCAGTCCGCAGGCGTGTACGACCACTACTTCTTCCAGTTCGTCTCCGGGTTCGACGTGGTCGCCGCAGTGATCAAGGTGGCCATCTTCGCCACCGTCGTGATCCTCATCCACAGCTACTACGGCTTCTTCGCCACCGGCGGTCCCGAGGGCGTCGGCATCGCGTCCGGGCGTGCGGTGCGCGCCTCTTCGGTGGCGATCGTGGCCATCGACATGGTCCTCACCATCGTGCTGTGGGGTTTCAACGCGACGATCAGCTTCACGGGGTAG
- a CDS encoding MlaD family protein — protein sequence MDQRRTRLIGVVAFVVLLAVLATVVLYRELRSDGGLHVTLHTEQIGDGVLAGTPVRLDGVQIGTVEAIAPDERGTQRITLRLNETQLHGLDDSLLVDYAPANLFGISEIGLRRGPGGSALRDDSVIDLTGAHTDAVFDATMGSMLRSLSQTGDSVLTPQVATVIDQVSRDMKAFTPLAQAIIQVAQIVTDTQRMPPSQLAGALGPAFYGAGDFAGANELMVYTLRNNPRLQRDREAFDAGVRMHTDRLLPGIAGLGAAAGAGLSGVTDMLGPVLELLAQMVPRPAQSGAELTELLRRLRAAMPDTPDGPVLNTEIDVSGMPVLAPLLGGVR from the coding sequence GTGGATCAGCGCAGGACCAGGCTCATCGGCGTGGTCGCCTTCGTGGTGCTGCTCGCCGTGCTCGCCACGGTGGTGCTGTATCGAGAGCTGCGCTCCGACGGCGGTTTACACGTCACGCTGCACACCGAGCAGATCGGCGACGGTGTGCTCGCCGGCACCCCGGTGCGGCTGGACGGGGTGCAGATCGGCACGGTCGAGGCGATCGCGCCGGACGAACGCGGCACCCAGCGGATCACGTTGCGCTTGAACGAAACCCAACTGCACGGACTCGATGACAGCCTGCTGGTCGACTACGCGCCCGCCAACCTGTTCGGCATCAGCGAGATCGGACTGCGCCGCGGTCCGGGCGGATCCGCGCTGCGCGATGACAGCGTGATCGACCTGACCGGCGCGCACACCGACGCGGTATTCGACGCCACCATGGGCAGCATGCTGCGCAGCCTGTCGCAGACCGGTGATTCGGTGCTCACGCCGCAGGTGGCCACGGTGATCGACCAGGTCTCGCGCGATATGAAGGCGTTCACCCCGCTGGCGCAGGCGATCATCCAGGTGGCCCAGATCGTCACCGACACCCAGCGGATGCCGCCATCACAGCTGGCGGGCGCGCTAGGCCCCGCGTTCTACGGCGCGGGCGACTTCGCGGGCGCCAACGAACTGATGGTGTACACGCTGCGCAACAACCCACGGCTGCAACGTGATCGGGAGGCCTTCGACGCGGGCGTGCGGATGCACACCGACCGGCTGCTGCCGGGTATCGCGGGCCTCGGCGCCGCGGCGGGCGCGGGCCTGTCCGGTGTCACCGACATGCTCGGCCCGGTGCTAGAGCTGCTCGCGCAGATGGTGCCGCGGCCGGCGCAGTCGGGCGCCGAGCTCACCGAACTGCTGCGGCGTCTGCGTGCGGCGATGCCCGACACCCCGGACGGACCTGTCCTGAACACTGAGATCGATGTCAGTGGCATGCCGGTGCTGGCACCGCTGCTGGGAGGTGTGCGATGA
- a CDS encoding MlaD family protein, with translation MRVGAAAWRLGLFAVVMIGVLIVVCTAIKRPVAGPTEAHAALFTDANGLKVGDDVRMYGVQVGKVDGISLVGTQARVMLSLKTDAPIYDNSKLAIRYQNLTGQRYIDLQQQPQPGKRLAGGATVGIDHTVPSFDVTSMFNGLKPVLATLSPEEINQFSASMVALIEGDGNGIGPALEAIDKLAAHVKDRQQVIDVVLQNLSDLHETAGGKIHYMVPILARLADIISGLQSNMNGLADFAASAPSVLGPLNNLFDALGLQSPDDVNALIQKIFPDPQQALEVFDKLPGLLAGFDAAIPKSGAAGWKPRCSKGQADVPQVLGVLIAGQQVAVCAG, from the coding sequence ATGAGGGTGGGCGCCGCCGCGTGGCGGCTCGGCTTGTTCGCGGTGGTGATGATCGGGGTGCTCATCGTCGTCTGCACGGCGATCAAGCGCCCGGTCGCCGGTCCCACCGAGGCGCACGCCGCGCTGTTCACCGACGCCAACGGCCTCAAGGTCGGTGACGACGTGCGCATGTACGGCGTGCAGGTCGGCAAGGTCGACGGCATCTCGCTGGTCGGTACGCAGGCCCGAGTCATGTTGTCGCTCAAGACCGATGCGCCGATCTACGACAACTCGAAGCTGGCCATCCGCTACCAGAATCTCACCGGACAGCGCTATATCGACCTGCAGCAACAGCCGCAGCCGGGCAAGCGCCTGGCCGGTGGCGCCACCGTCGGCATCGACCACACCGTGCCCTCCTTCGATGTCACCAGCATGTTCAATGGCTTGAAGCCGGTGCTGGCCACCCTCTCGCCCGAGGAGATCAACCAGTTCAGCGCGAGCATGGTCGCGCTGATCGAGGGTGACGGCAACGGGATCGGCCCCGCGCTGGAGGCGATCGACAAACTGGCCGCGCACGTGAAGGACCGCCAGCAGGTGATCGACGTGGTGCTGCAGAATCTTTCGGACCTGCACGAGACGGCGGGCGGCAAGATCCACTACATGGTGCCGATTCTGGCCCGGCTCGCCGACATCATCTCCGGCTTGCAGTCGAATATGAACGGACTCGCCGATTTCGCGGCGTCCGCGCCGTCGGTGCTCGGTCCGCTGAACAACCTGTTCGACGCGCTCGGGCTGCAGAGCCCCGACGACGTGAACGCGTTGATCCAGAAGATCTTCCCCGATCCGCAGCAGGCGCTCGAGGTGTTCGACAAGCTGCCAGGCCTGCTCGCGGGCTTCGACGCGGCCATTCCCAAATCCGGTGCGGCGGGCTGGAAGCCGCGGTGCTCCAAGGGACAGGCCGATGTGCCGCAGGTGCTCGGTGTCTTGATCGCAGGACAGCAGGTGGCGGTATGCGCTGGGTGA
- a CDS encoding MlaD family protein, translating into MRWVSRLFQGRRVVGEAETTRREIRLGLIGVALVAILAIAVGVLYVVPFGKKTYTAELAEAQSVQVGDDVRVAGISVGSVKSLELKPDRVIMRFTVDSAVFVGDESTLDVRMLTIVGGNYLALFPSGSKPLGGKHIPVDRVRLPYSLVQTFQDAAEPLRKIDGDTLRRNLAALGTSVAQAPDTLRTTLDSLNSFVDDLNRQHVMISKAIANADEYTTMYDGAKGSLGRLVQATNLLEDLVLSKRAELSESIRLLNQVLNKAAAIAPTYAAAKAKLQQLFDALPRLEELLNRFDPVVGSVQDMQQKVSALAIPEDGVRVDQSGQTITAPARVCIPVPGKDC; encoded by the coding sequence ATGCGCTGGGTGAGCAGGCTTTTCCAGGGCCGCCGGGTGGTCGGCGAGGCGGAGACGACGCGGCGCGAGATCCGGCTCGGGCTGATCGGTGTGGCGCTCGTCGCCATCCTGGCCATCGCGGTCGGCGTGCTCTACGTCGTCCCGTTCGGCAAGAAGACCTATACCGCCGAGCTGGCCGAGGCGCAGTCGGTGCAGGTCGGCGACGACGTCCGGGTCGCCGGCATCAGTGTCGGCTCGGTGAAATCGCTGGAGCTGAAACCGGATCGGGTGATCATGCGGTTCACCGTCGACTCGGCGGTGTTCGTCGGTGACGAGTCGACACTGGACGTGCGCATGCTCACCATCGTCGGCGGCAACTACCTGGCGCTGTTCCCGTCCGGCTCGAAGCCGTTGGGCGGCAAGCATATTCCGGTCGACCGGGTCCGGCTGCCGTACAGCCTGGTGCAGACCTTCCAGGACGCCGCGGAGCCGCTGCGCAAGATCGACGGCGACACCCTGCGGCGTAACCTGGCCGCGCTCGGCACCTCGGTCGCCCAGGCACCCGACACGCTGCGCACCACGCTCGACAGCCTCAACAGCTTCGTCGACGACCTGAACCGCCAGCACGTGATGATCTCCAAGGCGATCGCGAACGCCGACGAGTACACCACCATGTACGACGGCGCGAAAGGTTCGCTGGGCAGGCTGGTGCAGGCCACTAACCTGCTGGAGGATCTGGTGCTGTCCAAGCGCGCGGAGTTGAGCGAGTCCATCCGTCTGCTGAACCAGGTCCTGAACAAGGCGGCGGCGATCGCGCCGACCTACGCGGCGGCGAAAGCCAAGTTGCAGCAGCTCTTCGACGCGTTGCCGCGGCTGGAGGAATTGCTGAACCGGTTCGATCCGGTCGTCGGCTCGGTGCAGGACATGCAGCAGAAGGTGTCCGCGCTGGCCATCCCCGAGGACGGGGTGCGCGTCGACCAGTCAGGCCAGACGATCACCGCGCCCGCGCGGGTGTGTATTCCGGTGCCGGGGAAGGACTGCTGA
- a CDS encoding MlaD family protein, which translates to MLHKILGSRAFMSVSGAAVAVLLVVVAYFVAFDPLKKTESYCAIMPDTVGLYVGNQVTMRGIPVGTVTAIAPQGKAMRVDFAVEADKPVYADAGATTLADSIVAARQLAVVSTGKDTARWDSGQCITKTMTPKSVTETLDAVAKLSAEISGPDAKTPNALANGLAQLNAATAGTGPQINEIIKQLSGAMASPDADIAHLVGVFDAFSSVGKKVEEHWGDIESMFTRLAPVLVTARTTLLEPGAEVIDGLAQLLPVLNDLTMAFGGPLSKALDFTVPLVKFLRARVGSLAQVVSMTPVLTDAFRTVGAAGITYAPPKVALPQENADQVCAAVNALVPGRCTADGGLAQVDVAALVFGLVGTR; encoded by the coding sequence ATGCTGCACAAGATCCTCGGATCCCGCGCGTTCATGTCGGTCTCGGGCGCGGCCGTCGCGGTGCTGCTCGTCGTCGTCGCCTACTTCGTCGCCTTCGATCCGCTGAAGAAGACCGAAAGTTACTGTGCGATCATGCCCGACACCGTCGGGCTGTATGTCGGCAATCAGGTGACCATGCGCGGCATCCCGGTCGGCACGGTGACCGCCATTGCGCCGCAAGGCAAAGCGATGCGGGTGGATTTCGCGGTGGAGGCCGACAAACCGGTCTATGCCGACGCGGGCGCCACCACGCTGGCCGACAGCATCGTCGCGGCCCGCCAGCTCGCCGTTGTGTCCACCGGAAAGGACACCGCGCGCTGGGATTCCGGGCAGTGCATCACCAAAACGATGACGCCCAAGAGCGTCACCGAGACGCTCGACGCGGTCGCGAAGCTGTCCGCGGAGATCTCGGGCCCGGACGCCAAGACGCCGAACGCGCTGGCCAACGGCTTGGCCCAATTGAACGCGGCCACCGCGGGGACCGGGCCGCAGATCAACGAGATCATCAAGCAGCTGAGCGGCGCCATGGCCTCGCCCGACGCCGATATTGCGCACCTGGTCGGCGTCTTCGATGCCTTCTCCTCGGTCGGTAAGAAGGTCGAAGAACATTGGGGCGATATCGAATCCATGTTCACCCGGTTGGCGCCGGTACTGGTGACGGCGCGCACCACCCTGCTGGAGCCGGGCGCCGAGGTGATCGACGGTCTGGCGCAGCTGCTTCCGGTGCTGAACGACCTGACCATGGCCTTCGGCGGACCGCTGTCGAAGGCACTCGATTTTACGGTGCCGCTGGTGAAGTTCCTGCGTGCCCGGGTCGGCTCGCTGGCCCAGGTCGTCTCGATGACGCCGGTGCTGACCGACGCGTTCCGCACCGTTGGCGCCGCCGGGATCACCTACGCCCCGCCCAAGGTCGCGCTGCCGCAGGAGAACGCGGACCAGGTCTGCGCGGCGGTGAACGCGCTTGTGCCCGGTCGGTGCACCGCCGACGGCGGATTGGCGCAGGTCGACGTGGCGGCGCTGGTGTTCGGATTGGTGGGTACCCGATGA
- a CDS encoding MlaD family protein, whose product MVLAVALPASGCAFDPASVPVPGAEISGPTYHIAIQFENVLNLPARAKIMANGAQVGTVSGVSVVDPAKAGGRGGYVVVDAMISKSVRLPETTRAELRQNTVLGDIHLALLTPTDGFGTLLPEGGTIGLAQTKPPVQLEDTMAALATFTQGGAVQQVQDTIKQLNDVLPADTARTAQIGKTMADDAVDLGNHLDELDSLLDGIDNNSTVLHKIRPELAQLLSQESVDQMNGIAPSIIGVTKIFDQLGPIGTSLTWLAPMLSNAEGAVQAFLPLLASARPLDLSQPSNLRALVSLLRDKVIPFAERGPKVNIVGVRAEGADVVSAQDQTDRIIQTLRMIGVVR is encoded by the coding sequence ATGGTTCTGGCGGTGGCGCTGCCCGCCTCCGGCTGTGCTTTCGATCCCGCGTCGGTGCCCGTGCCGGGTGCCGAGATCTCCGGCCCGACCTATCACATCGCGATCCAGTTCGAGAACGTGCTGAATCTGCCTGCCCGCGCCAAGATCATGGCCAACGGCGCTCAGGTCGGCACGGTTTCCGGTGTTTCGGTGGTGGATCCGGCCAAGGCAGGCGGGCGCGGCGGCTATGTGGTGGTCGACGCCATGATCTCGAAGTCGGTGCGGCTACCCGAGACCACGCGTGCCGAGCTGCGGCAGAACACCGTGCTCGGCGACATCCACCTCGCGCTGCTCACCCCGACCGACGGCTTCGGCACACTGCTGCCCGAAGGCGGCACCATCGGCCTGGCCCAGACGAAACCGCCTGTGCAGCTGGAGGACACGATGGCCGCGCTGGCCACGTTCACCCAGGGCGGCGCGGTACAGCAGGTGCAGGACACCATCAAACAGCTCAACGATGTGCTGCCCGCCGATACCGCCCGCACCGCGCAGATCGGCAAGACCATGGCCGACGACGCCGTCGACCTCGGCAATCACCTCGATGAACTCGACTCGCTGCTCGACGGCATCGACAACAATTCGACTGTCCTGCACAAGATCCGGCCCGAGCTCGCGCAGCTGCTCAGCCAGGAGTCGGTGGACCAGATGAACGGCATCGCGCCGTCCATCATCGGGGTGACCAAGATCTTCGACCAGCTCGGTCCGATCGGCACCTCGCTCACCTGGCTGGCTCCAATGCTGAGCAACGCGGAGGGCGCCGTGCAGGCCTTCCTGCCCCTGCTGGCCTCGGCCCGCCCGCTGGATCTGAGTCAGCCGTCGAATCTGCGGGCACTGGTCTCGCTGTTGCGCGACAAGGTCATTCCGTTCGCGGAGCGTGGCCCGAAGGTGAACATCGTCGGAGTGCGGGCCGAGGGTGCGGACGTGGTGTCGGCGCAGGACCAGACGGACCGGATCATCCAGACGCTACGCATGATCGGAGTCGTCCGATGA
- a CDS encoding MlaD family protein — translation MKLGPLASLGGIAAIVVLGAGYLTFGVVRVDPLAEYTEATMVLTNSGGLAVGSPVLLTGMEVGRVESVTNSAGGVEVGMKLVADRRVPTDSTVTIEHLSALGEPYVEFRPNSEGGPYIRDGQQLRTSAVRMPLSIPEVARLATRTLNQLDPQVVSSLVNTAEQSLAGTDSAIPNLARSGDLLAAAVMSRNPQIVSLLNSLQSTATNMDWVGPSFSAAAPEWLKFAQAVSNLVDHVGTMVDGQSIEQYTTGNGVAPFTEKTIATLRELQPELSSLAPVLRPLVDAIVAAAPRIDISDLISQALADVDADGAVKVRVAIK, via the coding sequence ATGAAGCTCGGGCCCCTTGCCTCGCTCGGCGGCATCGCCGCCATCGTCGTGCTCGGCGCGGGCTATCTGACCTTCGGCGTGGTGCGGGTCGATCCGCTCGCCGAGTACACCGAGGCGACGATGGTGCTGACCAACTCCGGTGGGCTCGCGGTCGGCTCCCCGGTGCTGCTCACCGGCATGGAGGTGGGTCGCGTCGAGTCGGTGACCAACAGCGCGGGCGGCGTCGAGGTCGGCATGAAGCTCGTCGCCGATCGCCGGGTGCCCACCGACAGCACGGTGACCATCGAGCACCTGTCCGCACTCGGTGAGCCGTACGTCGAGTTCCGCCCGAATTCCGAAGGCGGACCGTACATCCGGGACGGTCAGCAGTTGCGGACCAGCGCGGTGCGGATGCCGCTGTCGATTCCTGAGGTGGCCCGGCTGGCCACCCGGACGCTGAATCAGCTCGACCCCCAGGTGGTCAGCTCGTTGGTGAACACGGCGGAACAGTCGCTGGCGGGCACCGACAGCGCGATCCCCAATCTCGCCCGCTCGGGCGATCTGCTCGCCGCGGCGGTCATGAGCCGCAACCCGCAGATCGTCTCGCTGCTCAACAGTTTGCAGAGCACGGCGACCAACATGGACTGGGTCGGCCCGTCGTTCAGCGCCGCCGCACCCGAGTGGTTGAAGTTCGCTCAGGCGGTGAGCAACCTGGTCGACCACGTGGGCACGATGGTCGACGGTCAGTCGATCGAGCAGTACACCACCGGCAACGGTGTCGCCCCGTTCACCGAGAAGACCATCGCCACCTTGCGCGAGTTGCAGCCGGAGCTGAGTTCGCTCGCTCCGGTGCTGCGCCCGCTGGTGGACGCGATCGTCGCGGCCGCGCCGCGGATCGATATCTCAGATCTGATCTCCCAGGCCCTCGCCGATGTCGACGCCGACGGCGCCGTCAAGGTGCGGGTCGCGATCAAGTAG
- a CDS encoding aminoglycoside phosphotransferase family protein → MIVVPTQFAEQLVTYEGPRASTWLTGVPALAAEFADRWHLTPDGPLTHGFVGLVLPMRTADNTPAVLKLTLVTAETRDEPTALAAWRGAGAVRLLDSDPERGVLLLERLDATRTLADAPIGDAVRIISGLLRRLAIPAPPGLGRDLRDEAERWITELPRDWRRLGEPFPRRLLDAAVDACAQWGPSAARLLVNEDLHYANVLGGAREPWLVIDPKPLVGDPEFTTLSLLWNRRAESSLDDRFAAIVDGARLDPERARGWTLVRAVRNWLDFVAVGDLEDDGCRAVRDIAPWALH, encoded by the coding sequence GTGATAGTTGTCCCGACCCAGTTTGCTGAACAGCTGGTCACCTACGAGGGCCCCCGCGCTTCCACCTGGCTGACCGGTGTACCCGCCCTCGCCGCGGAGTTTGCCGACCGATGGCACCTGACCCCCGACGGCCCACTGACCCACGGGTTCGTAGGCTTGGTACTCCCTATGCGGACAGCGGACAACACCCCCGCCGTACTGAAACTGACGCTGGTGACCGCGGAGACTCGCGACGAGCCGACCGCACTCGCCGCCTGGCGCGGAGCGGGGGCGGTACGGCTGCTGGACAGCGACCCGGAGCGCGGCGTGCTGCTGCTGGAACGCCTCGATGCCACGCGCACGCTGGCGGATGCGCCGATCGGGGACGCGGTGCGCATCATCTCCGGCTTGCTGCGGCGCCTCGCCATTCCGGCGCCGCCGGGCCTCGGTCGGGACCTGCGGGACGAAGCCGAACGGTGGATCACCGAATTGCCCAGGGACTGGCGGCGTTTGGGCGAACCGTTCCCGCGTAGGCTGCTCGACGCGGCTGTGGACGCTTGCGCCCAGTGGGGACCGAGCGCCGCTCGACTGCTCGTCAACGAGGATCTGCACTACGCGAACGTGCTCGGGGGCGCGCGGGAGCCGTGGCTGGTGATCGATCCGAAACCGCTCGTCGGCGATCCGGAATTCACGACGTTGTCACTGCTGTGGAACCGCCGCGCGGAGTCGTCGCTGGATGACAGGTTCGCGGCGATTGTCGACGGCGCGCGCCTGGATCCTGAGCGGGCGCGGGGGTGGACATTGGTGCGGGCGGTGCGGAACTGGTTGGACTTTGTCGCGGTGGGGGACCTCGAAGACGATGGATGTCGCGCGGTTCGTGATATCGCCCCCTGGGCCCTGCACTGA
- a CDS encoding DUF5313 family protein gives MSREQRRPNPIQWFGYAFGRRLPDSMIDWVRRDLTGKYAVPRHLVRGLIPFTPLFAVFLLFPGELWLRGSMVLLALLLALFYTVSFMPMNRAHRLAKHGLPADLENPRRARRRAEERARYAAQHPH, from the coding sequence ATGTCCCGAGAACAGCGACGGCCCAACCCGATTCAGTGGTTCGGTTATGCCTTCGGGCGTCGGCTGCCCGATTCCATGATCGACTGGGTGCGCCGTGACCTCACCGGCAAGTACGCGGTCCCAAGACATCTGGTGCGCGGGCTGATCCCGTTCACCCCGCTGTTCGCGGTCTTCCTGCTCTTCCCCGGTGAACTGTGGCTGCGCGGGTCGATGGTGCTGCTCGCACTGCTGCTCGCCCTGTTCTACACGGTGTCGTTCATGCCGATGAACCGTGCGCACCGGCTGGCCAAGCACGGCCTGCCCGCCGACCTGGAGAATCCGCGACGCGCCCGCCGCCGGGCCGAGGAACGCGCGAGATACGCCGCCCAGCACCCTCATTGA
- a CDS encoding MarR family winged helix-turn-helix transcriptional regulator yields MEIEDPLQLDRQVCFALAVANRAVLAVYRPLLEPLGLTHPQYLVMLALWGEAPMSVKAIAEAIQLDSPTLSPLLKRLESAGLISRERDSRNERNLVVNLTPAGVALREQALQIPPAVVERLGVSMADLEELRDVLTRVNTAARRTVPA; encoded by the coding sequence ATGGAGATCGAGGATCCGCTGCAGCTCGATCGGCAAGTGTGTTTCGCGCTGGCGGTGGCCAATCGCGCGGTACTCGCGGTCTATCGGCCGTTGCTGGAGCCGCTCGGGCTCACCCATCCGCAGTATCTGGTGATGCTCGCGCTGTGGGGCGAGGCGCCGATGTCGGTCAAGGCGATCGCCGAGGCCATCCAGTTGGACTCCCCGACCCTGTCGCCACTGCTCAAGCGGCTGGAGAGCGCCGGGCTGATCAGCAGGGAACGCGACAGCCGCAACGAACGCAACCTCGTGGTGAACCTGACCCCGGCCGGGGTCGCCCTGCGCGAGCAGGCGCTACAGATTCCGCCCGCCGTGGTCGAGCGGCTCGGGGTGAGCATGGCCGACCTCGAGGAACTGCGTGACGTACTCACCCGCGTCAACACCGCGGCCCGCCGAACCGTGCCCGCCTAG